A single region of the Penaeus monodon isolate SGIC_2016 chromosome 18, NSTDA_Pmon_1, whole genome shotgun sequence genome encodes:
- the LOC119584551 gene encoding uncharacterized protein LOC119584551, with protein MDKRYRILLHSEKNIASIETIPTESLGEDCLVRHIAPSIETPTEALSQGDGDVRDQIKQVNPLSKEPNLLQGIANDGGSNGVLRLMKNPVTGKLTLMCHSVVCPSKSNIDIEKNSKEASALGISVPNGGQQSDLSPVGRLKPKRGRGRPRKDRTTEVKEEEEEEVKFHTCTRVIQTNSRTVYLKGECDCLEEQINNEGESDVEEKDVVPENFINRTSANKRKNFEGNIDIREYVSASSRIRDPYRPWRKNYDVVDGKEVLPEYKIQAIERTKRQKEMRLNQRHSVFRTWESVLACKDRVEEETRSKYNLYSKTPGFCDDRPKPGKRVLFELKRSKGDSAVVPYTGVPLMWIGSRVYTCHLSKHNYKYGVKQHKEESEDSCANNKRKKKTPSKHIGCPATFSVTKVARFPDFEVTDESKCKTTVSAELRNAWLRHPEKVRFYIEYYVKRPKLEDHQGHFSEDAKTSSKFQEPVDPRILRKIHSLTQEGVSGVKQVREALAIFVQEELFGNCEPPSPKRRRYNPSSQDIRNAMKKARLELQRAGKNVLQIQCNKLVRDIGDLVSTISNEEYLGQLKDHLTNLQSTLREGTSIEPFLACIKDPVGIPKKKSIPRSQDFTEAKERRPQFTYSVTETEQAAQVLYQEELHREQEMKMDEGVAQIYYYHQISPGEEVYTTEVVDTSMQQ; from the exons ATGGACAAGAGATACCGAATACTCCTACATTCTGAGAAGAACATCGCCTCCATAGAAACCATACCCACCGAATCACTTGGGGAAGATTGCTTGGTCAGGCATATAGCACCGAGTATAGAAACACCGACTGAAGCACTTTCCCAGGGTGATGGAGATGTAAGGGACCAGATAAAACAGGTGAATCCTCTTAGTAAGGAACCCAATCTTCTACAAGGCATAGCTAACGATGGAGGGTCTAATGGCGTGCTGCGACTCATGAAGAACCCAGTTACTGGTAAATTAACTCTGATGTGCCATTCTGTGGTTTGTCCATCCaaaagtaatatagatatagagaagaataGCAAGGAAGCTAGTGCATTAGGGATATCTGTGCCAAATGGAGGTCAGCAAAGTGACCTTTCACCAGTGGGCAGACTCAAGCCCAAGAGGGGAAGGGGTCGTCCTCGGAAAGACAGGACGACAGAGgtcaaggaggaagaggaggaggaggtcaagTTTCACACATGTACAAGAGTTATCCAGACTAACAGCAGGACAGTTTACCTGAAGGGGGAGTGTGACTGCCTTGAAGAGCAGATAAacaatgagggagagagtgatgttGAGGAGAAGGATGTGGTACCTGAGAATTTTATAAATAGAACAAgtgcaaataagagaaaaaattttgaaggCAATATAGATATAAGGGAGTATGTATCAGCATCTTCACGGATAAGAGACCCCTATAGACCTTGGAGGAAGAACTACGACGTAGTTGATGGGAAGGAGGTTCTTCCCGAGTACAAGATCCAGGCGATTGAACGCACCAAACGGCAAAAGGAGATGAGACTGAACCAGAGGCATAGTGTCTTCCGCACATGGGAAAGTGTCCTTGCATGTAAAGACAGAGTCGAAGAAGAGACAAGGTCGAAATACAATCTCTACTCCAAAACTCCAGGATTTTGTG ATGACAGGCCAAAGCCGGGGAAACGTGTCTTATTTGAACTGAAGCGATCGAAAGGGGACTCTGCAGTCGTTCCTTACACAGGCGTTCCACTCATGTGGATTGGGAGTCGAGTCTATACATGTCACCTTAGTAAACACAATTATAAATATGGAGTGAAGCAGCATAAAGAAGAATCTGAG GACAGCTGTGcaaataacaagagaaagaaaaaaactccatCCAAGCACATTGGGTGTCCGGCAACTTTCTCAGTTACTAAAGTGGCAAGATTTCCAGACTTTGAG GTCACGGATGAGAGCAAGTGCAAGACAACCGTCTCAGCCGAGTTGAGAAACGCCTGGCTTCGGCATCCTGAGAAAGTGCGcttttatattgaatattatgtCAAACGGCCGAAACTGGAGGACCATCAGGGCCATTTTTCCGAAGATGCG AAAACCAGCTCGAAATTCCAAGAACCAGTCGACCCCAGAATCCTACGCAAGATCCACAGCCTGACCCAAGAGGGCGTCTCGGGGGTCAAGCAGGTCAGGGAGGCGCTGGCGATCTTCGTGCAGGAGGAGCTGTTCGGGAACTGCGAGCCGCCCTCACCCAAGAGACGGAGGTATAACCCCAGCAGCCAGGATATTCGGAATGCCATGAAGAAG GCACGGTTAGAACTTCAGAGAGCCGGCAAAAACGTCTTGCAGATCCAGTGCAATAAGCTAGTGAGAGACATCGGCGACCTGGTTAGCACGATCTCGAACGAGGAGTACCTGGGCCAGTTGAAGGACCATCTTACGAACCTACAGAGTACCCTGAGAGAGGGGACATCTATAGAACCCTTCCTTGCGTG CATAAAGGACCCCGTGGGAATACCCAAGAAGAAATCCATCCCAAGGAGCCAAGACTTTacagaagcaaaagagagaagacCTCAGTTTACATATTCCGTTACTGAGACTGAACAAGCCGCGCAG GTTTTGTATCAGGAGGAACTTCATCGAGAGCAGGAAATGAAAATGGACGAGGGTGTCGCCCAGATTTATTACTATCACCAGATCAGTCCCGGGGAGGAGGTCTATACAACAGAAGTCGTTGATACTTCCATGCAGCAATAA